The Spirosoma radiotolerans genome has a window encoding:
- a CDS encoding outer membrane beta-barrel protein, translating to MKTIVCTLAFVLLGFSAVIAQTEKGRWTVGAQVGNFQYSTHNGYNSFSGSISPSAGYFVANNLVVGTGVPLSLNTSKYYNSNGEVHYRSTGIGLAPYVRYYVGSNKLKPYVGVSYTYSSTRQRSEMGYQTLKSGGFTSIVSPSIGVAYFINRSVALSAGLNYVWERYNNGNQFYDASGNPIENTTSTSKFLSLTIGFQIFLGK from the coding sequence ATGAAGACAATAGTATGTACACTAGCCTTTGTTTTGCTGGGATTCTCGGCCGTAATAGCCCAAACTGAGAAAGGGCGTTGGACCGTTGGTGCCCAAGTGGGAAATTTTCAATACAGCACCCATAATGGATACAATTCATTCTCCGGGAGTATATCCCCTTCGGCAGGTTACTTTGTGGCGAATAATTTAGTAGTGGGCACTGGCGTACCACTTAGCTTAAATACAAGTAAATATTACAACTCAAACGGAGAAGTCCATTATAGAAGCACGGGCATCGGTTTGGCTCCTTATGTGCGTTACTATGTTGGTAGCAACAAGTTAAAGCCTTATGTAGGTGTTTCTTACACCTACTCGTCAACAAGACAACGATCGGAAATGGGTTATCAGACGCTTAAATCCGGCGGATTTACATCGATTGTATCGCCAAGCATTGGGGTCGCTTATTTTATCAATCGTTCGGTAGCCCTGAGTGCTGGCCTGAATTATGTATGGGAACGATATAATAATGGTAACCAATTTTATGATGCTTCTGGAAATCCGATTGAGAATACCACGTCAACCTCAAAGTTCTTGTCATTAACTATTGGCTTTCAGATTTTCCTGGGAAAATAA
- a CDS encoding aldo/keto reductase: MKYRKLGKTGFTISEISLGTWQVGGKWGDPFSHNNADQILNAAVDAGINFIDTADVYGDGESEKAVGRLVRSRSERIYVATKCGRRLQPHTTEAYQPNVLRAFVEDSLRNMGLETLDLIQLHCPPTDVFYRPEIFAEFDRLKQEGKIQHLGVSVEKVEEGLKAIEFPNVTTVQIIFNMFRQRPADLFFTEALRRDVGVIVRVPLASGLLTGKFSADSTFSANDHRNFNRQGAAFDKGETFSGVDYETGLAAVDELRAVFPDDANLAPDALRWILTFDAVSCIIPGASKPDHLTSNLQALDRPAPSADQMAAVKRVYDERIKNPVHYLW, encoded by the coding sequence ATGAAATACCGAAAACTCGGCAAAACAGGTTTTACCATTTCCGAAATCAGCCTCGGCACCTGGCAGGTAGGCGGCAAATGGGGCGATCCATTCAGCCACAATAACGCCGACCAGATTCTTAATGCGGCCGTGGATGCGGGCATTAATTTTATTGACACCGCCGATGTATATGGTGATGGGGAAAGCGAAAAAGCCGTTGGCCGACTTGTCCGGTCACGATCCGAACGGATTTACGTAGCCACCAAATGCGGTCGTCGGCTGCAACCGCATACTACTGAAGCGTATCAGCCCAACGTGCTGCGTGCCTTTGTGGAGGATAGCCTGCGCAATATGGGCCTGGAAACCCTTGACCTTATTCAATTGCACTGCCCGCCAACCGACGTTTTCTACCGGCCCGAAATCTTCGCCGAATTCGACCGGCTGAAGCAAGAGGGAAAAATCCAGCATCTTGGCGTCAGTGTCGAGAAAGTAGAGGAAGGCCTGAAAGCCATTGAGTTTCCAAACGTGACGACGGTGCAGATTATCTTTAACATGTTCCGGCAACGCCCTGCTGACTTGTTCTTCACCGAAGCCCTTCGGCGGGATGTGGGCGTCATTGTACGGGTGCCGCTGGCGAGTGGGTTGCTAACCGGCAAGTTCAGTGCCGATTCGACCTTCTCAGCCAATGATCACCGGAATTTTAATCGGCAGGGCGCAGCCTTCGATAAAGGGGAAACCTTCTCTGGCGTGGATTATGAAACAGGCCTGGCCGCCGTCGATGAACTTAGAGCTGTTTTCCCCGACGATGCTAACCTCGCCCCAGATGCCCTGCGTTGGATTTTAACCTTCGATGCGGTAAGCTGCATTATTCCCGGCGCGTCGAAACCCGACCACCTGACCTCCAATCTACAGGCTCTTGACCGGCCCGCGCCATCCGCCGACCAAATGGCGGCAGTGAAGCGAGTTTACGATGAACGAATCAAGAACCCAGTTCATTATTTGTGGTAA
- a CDS encoding PepSY-like domain-containing protein: MKALLVFSCVAALVVSLNACNRNSVDPSTADASARSGGVVSTSLTGPHNLTAVDAATLPAAITTYISTNYAGATIKEALKDEKGNYVVAITVNSTIKLLLFKADGTFVKVAEGGPRRPPRDSANHAPGDSAHHPKHAPGDSVNHPRPPKADSAHHPHPGKGPDVTPVAASSLPAAITSYINTNYAGATIDKAVQEKISGDYLVAITTTDKKRVALLFGSDGTFKKAVTGR; encoded by the coding sequence ATGAAAGCACTGCTTGTGTTTAGTTGCGTGGCTGCCCTGGTGGTAAGCCTGAATGCCTGTAACCGTAACTCCGTCGATCCATCCACTGCTGATGCTTCTGCCCGTTCGGGTGGCGTCGTGAGCACGTCGCTTACCGGACCGCACAACCTGACCGCCGTAGATGCCGCGACGCTACCTGCCGCCATTACGACGTACATCAGCACGAACTATGCTGGCGCAACCATTAAGGAAGCCCTGAAAGATGAAAAAGGAAATTATGTGGTGGCGATTACAGTCAACAGCACCATTAAATTATTGCTGTTCAAGGCTGATGGTACCTTCGTAAAAGTAGCCGAGGGTGGGCCTCGTCGTCCTCCCCGCGATTCTGCCAACCATGCCCCCGGCGATTCCGCACATCACCCCAAACACGCGCCCGGCGATTCTGTAAATCATCCAAGACCACCGAAGGCTGATTCCGCCCATCATCCTCACCCCGGCAAGGGTCCGGATGTGACACCTGTAGCCGCGTCTAGCCTGCCAGCCGCTATTACATCGTACATCAATACGAATTATGCCGGTGCTACGATCGATAAAGCTGTGCAGGAAAAAATATCCGGCGATTACCTCGTTGCGATTACCACAACGGACAAAAAGCGGGTTGCCCTGCTGTTTGGTTCAGACGGCACTTTCAAGAAAGCCGTGACGGGTCGCTAG
- a CDS encoding glycosyltransferase, which produces MPDLSIIIVNYKTPQLILNCLASIYAYTEGITFEILVVDNQSGDNSQAIIQTVYPAIRWFQMGYNSGFARANNFGIRQAQAPLLLLLNSDTLLVDNALASAVRVLQNQPDVAAVSAVQLKADRQLRPNLYTTFGQMRRAFYILPGGEAAERLLNRLMPDPHFADPNQVEWLSGAFLMTRQSVIDKAGMMDECFFMYGEDVEWGYRLGKQGRLLLLRDVQFIHLEYGSSEDNQQHVVTHINRFKSQVQVSQLLWVRKQYGMSAYLVLIFHYILMIPVVFVWKLAVNIRDRQLLFGGLENQRAFAKQVGVFLQFFWKTVFNRPGFYKV; this is translated from the coding sequence TTGCCTGATCTGTCCATTATCATTGTTAATTACAAGACGCCCCAGCTCATATTGAATTGTCTGGCGTCGATTTATGCGTATACGGAAGGCATTACGTTTGAGATACTGGTCGTCGACAACCAATCGGGAGATAACAGTCAGGCGATTATCCAGACAGTTTATCCAGCCATACGGTGGTTTCAGATGGGCTATAATTCGGGCTTTGCCCGAGCCAATAATTTCGGCATTCGTCAGGCTCAAGCGCCTTTACTTCTTTTACTCAATTCAGACACACTCCTGGTCGACAATGCGCTGGCCAGCGCTGTCAGGGTACTGCAAAACCAGCCGGATGTAGCGGCCGTGAGTGCGGTACAGCTAAAAGCGGATCGGCAACTGCGCCCCAATCTGTACACTACGTTTGGGCAGATGCGCCGGGCATTTTATATCCTGCCTGGCGGAGAAGCAGCCGAGCGACTGCTGAACCGGTTGATGCCCGATCCCCATTTTGCTGACCCAAATCAGGTAGAATGGCTGTCGGGCGCGTTTTTGATGACCCGCCAATCCGTCATCGACAAAGCAGGCATGATGGACGAATGTTTTTTCATGTACGGTGAAGATGTTGAGTGGGGTTATCGACTGGGAAAACAGGGACGTCTCCTACTATTGCGTGATGTCCAGTTCATTCATCTGGAATATGGCAGTAGTGAAGATAACCAGCAACACGTGGTTACGCACATCAACCGCTTTAAATCACAGGTGCAGGTATCGCAACTACTCTGGGTACGTAAGCAGTATGGAATGAGCGCGTACCTGGTGCTTATATTCCATTATATCCTGATGATTCCTGTCGTATTCGTCTGGAAACTAGCCGTTAACATTCGGGATCGGCAACTCCTGTTCGGTGGTCTGGAAAACCAACGGGCGTTTGCCAAACAGGTAGGCGTTTTCCTCCAATTCTTCTGGAAAACCGTCTTTAACAGACCGGGTTTTTACAAAGTTTAA
- a CDS encoding T9SS C-terminal target domain-containing protein: MRFIYSLGLPVFFLSCILLPGVSQATHVRAGEITTKRISTTSLTYEITFTAYYDYTTGPNGGKQAADLANEYTMCFGDGTTEVVKRSKITYINGNTSSINIYKTTHTYAGPGTFTIGITVVNRNKGTINLPPPDQSLIIPFFVSTTIYINAALLTNSTPVMLNPPLDSGRVGQKFCHNPAAFDADGDSLAYRLSVPKTAPTDNSCVGRAIAVYQDPTRFSTAREDGGAPPTFSINPITGELCWDAPGELGQFNFAFIIEEWRNGVLIGEITRDMQIIVVDSPNKRPLIQPIPDLCVEAGTLINQPVTATDPDGQRVIISGFGGVFNIGADRQPLPAAELIQPAYARLINGDITQNQPATATFTWQTNCNQIRETPYDVTFKVTDVPPKPTPSLVSFQTFRIRLIGPPIQNLTARPTATANGRAIQLNWSPYTCGLPGTKLAIYRKEGCEPLVLDKCSTGVPPGYTLIAQVPTSATTYTDTSALRRGVTYSYRLVALYPDVNGGTNGGASRASEQACLNLPLLAPVITQVTVDSTQTATGQITVRWTRPIGLNPGDLGGPYQYRLQRATGLDGTTYTPIATINTSLQPSAADTVYIDRGSSTSALNTVANAYRYRLEFYYTDPTTGQLTRLDVTEPASSVRLAASPANRQITLSWQANVPWSNDKQTHDIYRSRTGPNGPFNKIREVAVQAAPYVFTDDGTDSFLADGNTSRVLSADSSYCYRVMTRGQYTDAQLTRLGILTNYSQILCASPTDTTRPCPPSLSLDSLACARLTNESLCDQTSFTNQLSWTPGGGPSCDANVAAYKIYYGRYRQDTLAALSSVAVPATRFEHSNLSTVAGCYYVTAVSQRGLESAPSNKVCNEACPSFVLPNVFTPNGDGKNDVFTPLKCPRFVEQVSFVVYTRWGAKVYESTGATLSWDGRGSDGSALPTGLYYYQATVRFALLDRNAPPLILKSWVQIIREEMTLR; encoded by the coding sequence ATGCGATTTATTTACAGTCTTGGCCTTCCGGTTTTCTTCCTAAGTTGTATCCTATTGCCGGGCGTCAGCCAGGCCACCCACGTACGGGCGGGGGAAATCACGACAAAACGGATTTCCACAACCTCCCTGACGTACGAGATTACGTTTACCGCCTATTATGACTATACCACCGGCCCAAATGGCGGAAAGCAGGCAGCCGATTTGGCTAACGAGTATACCATGTGCTTTGGCGACGGGACCACCGAGGTAGTTAAGCGAAGCAAAATAACGTACATCAACGGCAACACCTCATCCATAAACATTTATAAGACTACGCATACCTATGCTGGGCCGGGCACCTTCACCATTGGCATTACCGTTGTCAATCGCAATAAGGGAACGATTAATCTGCCTCCACCCGATCAGTCATTAATCATTCCTTTTTTCGTCTCCACGACGATTTACATCAATGCAGCCCTGCTGACCAACTCCACCCCGGTGATGCTCAACCCACCCCTAGACTCGGGACGGGTCGGCCAGAAGTTTTGCCACAACCCGGCCGCCTTCGATGCCGATGGCGACAGCCTCGCCTACCGATTGAGTGTGCCCAAAACGGCACCTACCGATAATAGTTGTGTCGGACGGGCAATCGCAGTTTATCAGGACCCTACCCGCTTTAGCACCGCCCGCGAGGACGGCGGTGCACCGCCTACCTTCTCAATCAACCCCATCACCGGCGAACTCTGCTGGGATGCCCCTGGTGAACTCGGCCAATTTAACTTCGCTTTCATCATCGAGGAGTGGCGTAATGGCGTGCTCATTGGCGAGATCACCCGAGACATGCAGATCATTGTGGTCGACAGCCCCAACAAACGACCCCTTATCCAGCCCATCCCCGACCTCTGCGTCGAAGCGGGCACCCTCATCAACCAACCCGTCACCGCCACCGACCCCGATGGACAACGCGTCATCATCTCCGGCTTCGGCGGGGTCTTCAACATCGGAGCCGACCGGCAGCCCCTGCCAGCGGCCGAGCTCATCCAGCCCGCTTACGCCCGACTCATCAACGGAGACATCACCCAAAACCAACCTGCCACCGCCACCTTCACCTGGCAGACCAACTGCAACCAGATCCGGGAAACCCCCTACGACGTCACCTTCAAGGTCACCGATGTGCCCCCCAAACCCACCCCCTCCCTGGTCTCCTTCCAGACCTTCCGCATCCGGCTCATCGGTCCACCCATCCAGAACCTCACCGCCCGGCCCACCGCCACCGCCAACGGCAGAGCCATCCAGCTCAACTGGAGCCCCTACACCTGCGGACTGCCCGGTACCAAGCTGGCCATCTACCGCAAAGAGGGCTGTGAGCCCCTTGTCCTGGACAAGTGCTCCACCGGGGTGCCACCGGGCTACACCCTCATCGCTCAGGTGCCCACCTCCGCCACCACCTACACCGACACCTCCGCCCTGCGACGGGGCGTCACCTACTCCTACCGACTGGTGGCCCTCTACCCCGATGTCAACGGGGGCACCAACGGCGGAGCCAGCCGGGCCTCCGAGCAGGCCTGTCTGAACCTGCCCCTGCTGGCACCCGTCATCACCCAGGTCACCGTCGACTCCACCCAAACCGCCACCGGACAGATCACCGTCCGCTGGACACGACCCATCGGGCTCAACCCCGGCGACCTGGGCGGGCCCTACCAGTACCGGCTCCAGCGGGCCACCGGCCTGGACGGCACCACTTACACCCCCATCGCCACCATCAACACCTCCCTCCAGCCTTCAGCCGCTGACACCGTCTACATCGACCGGGGAAGCTCCACCTCGGCCCTCAACACGGTGGCCAACGCTTACCGCTACCGCCTGGAGTTCTACTACACCGACCCCACCACGGGCCAGCTCACCCGGCTCGATGTGACCGAGCCGGCCTCCTCGGTGCGCCTGGCGGCCAGCCCCGCCAACCGCCAGATCACCCTCTCCTGGCAGGCCAACGTGCCCTGGAGTAACGACAAGCAGACTCACGACATCTACCGCAGCCGGACAGGACCCAACGGCCCCTTCAACAAGATCCGCGAGGTGGCCGTCCAGGCAGCCCCCTACGTCTTCACCGATGACGGCACCGATAGCTTCCTGGCCGATGGCAACACCAGCCGGGTGCTCTCGGCCGATTCGAGCTACTGCTACCGGGTGATGACCCGTGGGCAGTACACCGATGCTCAGCTGACCCGCCTGGGCATCCTGACCAACTACAGCCAGATCCTCTGTGCCAGCCCCACCGACACCACCCGGCCCTGCCCGCCCAGCCTCTCGCTCGACAGCCTGGCCTGTGCCAGGCTGACCAATGAGAGCCTCTGCGACCAGACCAGCTTCACCAACCAGCTCAGCTGGACGCCGGGCGGGGGGCCCAGCTGTGATGCCAACGTGGCGGCCTACAAGATCTACTACGGTCGCTACCGGCAGGACACGCTGGCCGCCCTGAGCAGCGTGGCCGTGCCTGCCACCCGCTTCGAGCACAGCAACCTGAGCACGGTGGCGGGCTGTTACTATGTGACGGCGGTGAGCCAGCGGGGGCTGGAGAGTGCGCCTTCCAACAAGGTCTGCAACGAGGCCTGCCCCTCGTTTGTGCTGCCCAACGTGTTCACCCCCAACGGGGATGGCAAGAACGATGTGTTTACACCGTTGAAGTGTCCTCGGTTTGTCGAGCAGGTGAGCTTTGTGGTCTACACCCGGTGGGGGGCCAAGGTCTATGAGAGCACGGGGGCAACGCTGAGCTGGGATGGGCGGGGCAGCGACGGGTCGGCTTTGCCCACGGGTTTGTACTACTACCAGGCCACGGTTCGGTTTGCCTTGCTGGACCGCAACGCCCCGCCCCTGATCCTCAAAAGCTGGGTCCAGATCATTCGGGAGGAGATGACGTTGCGGTAG
- a CDS encoding T9SS C-terminal target domain-containing protein, which yields MRFLYLSGLLSLFLGAVLYPSISQATHVRAGEITTKRISQTSLTYKVTFTAYFDEVKGKPAADQAENYTFCFGDGTTADVRRSSRVYINGRTSSVNSYTAIHTYPGPGTYTIGVTVPNRNADTKNLPPAASSDQIRFFVSTTIYINAALLTNSTPVMLNPPLDSGRVGQKFCHNPAAFDADGDSLAYRLSVPATSLTDNGCVGRAIPAYQDPTRFSTAREDGGAPPTFSINPITGELCWDAPGELGQFNFAFIIEEWRNGVLIGEITRDMQIIVVDSPNKRPLIQPIPDLCVEAGTLINQPVTATDPDGQRVIISGFGGVFNIGADRQPLPAAELIQPAYARLINGDITQNQPATATFTWQTNCNQIRETPYDVTFKVTDVPPKPTPSLVSFQTFRIRLIGPPIQNLTARPTATANGRAIQLNWSPYTCGLPGTKLAIYRKEGCEPLVLDKCSTGVPPGYTLIAQVPTSATTYTDTSALRRGVTYSYRLVALYPDVNGGTNGGASRASEQACLNLPLLAPVITQVTVDSTQTATGQITVRWTRPIGLNPGDLGGPYQYRLQRATGLDGTTYTPIATINTSLQPSAADTVYIDRGSSTSALNTVANAYRYRLEFYYTDPTTGQLTRLDVTEPASSVRLAASPANRQITLSWQANVPWSNDKQTHDIYRSRSGPNGPFNKIREVAVQGTPYVFTDDGTDSFLADGNTSRVLSADSSYCYRVMTRGQYTDAQLTRLGILTNYSQILCASPTDTTRPCPPSLSLDSLACARLTNESLCDQTSFTNQLSWTPGGGPSCDANVAAYKIYYGRYRQDTLAALSSVAVPATRFEHSNLSTVAGCYYVTAVSQRGLESAPSNKVCNEACPSFVLPNVFTPNGDGKNDVFTPLKCPRFVEQVSFVVYTRWGAKVYESTGATLSWDGRGSDGSALPTGLYYYQATVRFALLDRNAPPLILKSWVQIIREETSLR from the coding sequence ATGCGGTTTCTTTATCTATCTGGGCTTTTGAGCCTTTTTTTGGGTGCTGTACTCTACCCCAGCATTAGTCAGGCAACCCACGTTCGGGCTGGCGAGATTACGACTAAACGTATTTCCCAAACTTCCCTAACATACAAAGTAACCTTTACGGCCTATTTTGATGAAGTGAAAGGTAAACCGGCAGCCGATCAGGCAGAAAATTACACGTTCTGCTTTGGTGATGGCACAACGGCTGATGTTCGGCGCAGTAGCCGTGTTTACATTAATGGCCGGACGTCATCGGTTAACAGCTATACGGCTATTCATACCTATCCCGGACCTGGTACTTACACCATTGGGGTTACTGTACCTAACCGAAACGCTGATACCAAGAACCTTCCGCCAGCCGCCAGCTCTGACCAAATTCGATTCTTTGTATCGACGACGATTTACATCAATGCAGCCCTGCTGACCAACTCCACCCCGGTGATGCTCAACCCACCCCTAGACTCGGGACGGGTCGGCCAGAAGTTTTGCCACAACCCGGCCGCCTTCGATGCCGATGGCGACAGCCTCGCCTACCGATTGAGTGTGCCTGCAACTAGTTTGACGGATAACGGATGTGTCGGTCGAGCGATCCCCGCCTATCAGGATCCGACTCGCTTTAGCACCGCCCGCGAGGACGGCGGTGCACCGCCTACCTTCTCAATCAACCCCATCACCGGCGAACTCTGCTGGGATGCCCCTGGTGAACTCGGCCAATTTAACTTCGCTTTCATCATCGAGGAGTGGCGTAATGGCGTGCTCATTGGCGAGATCACCCGAGACATGCAGATCATTGTGGTCGACAGCCCCAACAAACGACCCCTTATCCAGCCCATCCCCGACCTCTGCGTCGAAGCGGGCACCCTCATCAACCAACCCGTCACCGCCACCGACCCCGATGGACAACGCGTCATCATCTCCGGCTTCGGCGGGGTCTTCAACATCGGAGCCGACCGGCAGCCCCTGCCAGCGGCCGAGCTCATCCAGCCCGCTTACGCCCGACTCATCAACGGAGACATCACCCAAAACCAACCTGCCACCGCCACCTTCACCTGGCAGACCAACTGCAACCAGATCCGGGAAACCCCCTACGACGTCACCTTCAAGGTCACCGATGTGCCCCCCAAACCCACCCCCTCCCTGGTCTCCTTCCAGACCTTCCGCATCCGGCTCATCGGTCCACCCATCCAGAACCTCACCGCCCGGCCCACCGCCACCGCCAACGGCAGAGCCATCCAGCTCAACTGGAGCCCCTACACCTGCGGACTGCCCGGTACCAAGCTGGCCATCTACCGCAAAGAGGGCTGTGAGCCCCTTGTCCTGGACAAGTGCTCCACCGGGGTGCCACCGGGCTACACCCTCATCGCTCAGGTGCCCACCTCCGCCACCACCTACACCGACACCTCCGCCCTGCGACGGGGCGTCACCTACTCCTACCGACTGGTGGCCCTCTACCCCGATGTCAACGGGGGCACCAACGGCGGAGCCAGCCGGGCCTCCGAGCAGGCCTGTCTGAACCTGCCCCTGCTGGCACCCGTCATCACCCAGGTCACCGTCGACTCCACCCAAACCGCCACCGGACAGATCACCGTCCGCTGGACACGACCCATCGGGCTCAACCCCGGCGACCTGGGCGGGCCCTACCAGTACCGGCTCCAGCGGGCCACCGGCCTGGACGGCACCACTTACACCCCCATCGCCACCATCAACACCTCCCTCCAGCCTTCAGCCGCTGACACCGTCTACATCGACCGGGGAAGCTCCACCTCGGCCCTCAACACGGTGGCCAACGCTTACCGCTACCGCCTGGAGTTCTACTACACCGACCCCACCACGGGCCAGCTCACCCGGCTCGATGTGACCGAGCCGGCCTCCTCGGTGCGCCTGGCGGCCAGCCCCGCCAACCGCCAGATCACCCTCTCCTGGCAGGCCAACGTGCCCTGGAGTAACGACAAGCAGACCCACGACATCTACCGCAGCCGATCAGGACCCAACGGCCCCTTCAACAAGATCCGCGAGGTGGCCGTCCAGGGCACGCCCTACGTCTTCACCGATGACGGCACCGATAGCTTCCTGGCCGATGGCAACACCAGCCGGGTGCTCTCGGCCGATTCGAGCTACTGCTACCGGGTGATGACCCGTGGGCAGTACACCGATGCTCAGCTGACCCGCCTGGGCATCCTGACCAACTACAGCCAGATCCTCTGTGCCAGCCCCACCGACACCACCCGGCCCTGCCCGCCCAGCCTCTCGCTCGACAGCCTGGCCTGTGCCAGGCTGACCAATGAGAGCCTCTGCGACCAGACCAGCTTCACCAACCAGCTCAGCTGGACGCCGGGCGGGGGGCCCAGCTGTGATGCCAACGTGGCGGCCTACAAGATCTACTACGGTCGCTACCGGCAGGACACGCTGGCCGCCCTGAGCAGCGTGGCCGTGCCTGCCACCCGCTTCGAGCACAGCAACCTGAGCACGGTGGCGGGCTGTTACTATGTGACGGCGGTGAGCCAGCGGGGGCTGGAGAGTGCGCCTTCCAACAAGGTCTGCAACGAGGCCTGCCCCTCGTTTGTGCTGCCCAACGTGTTCACCCCCAACGGGGATGGCAAGAACGATGTGTTTACACCGTTGAAGTGTCCTCGGTTTGTCGAGCAGGTGAGCTTTGTGGTCTACACCCGGTGGGGGGCCAAGGTCTATGAGAGCACGGGGGCAACGCTGAGCTGGGATGGGCGGGGCAGCGACGGGTCGGCTTTGCCCACGGGTTTGTACTACTACCAGGCCACGGTTCGGTTTGCCTTGCTGGACCGCAACGCCCCGCCCCTGATCCTCAAAAGCTGGGTCCAGATCATTCGGGAAGAAACCAGTTTACGCTAA
- a CDS encoding circularly permuted type 2 ATP-grasp protein, with translation MKKQKAHQSQSQTLNGMTQSQGQDNGNFSFSDYNTEDFFDEMFASQMQVRDGYVPFQQRVEQLTREDLIGRQHAAERALMSMGITFNVYSEGEGTERIMPIDIIPRIIESAEWDRLEAGLIQRIKAINMFLDDVYNEQRILNDGVVPRDLIESSKSFLPACLGVRPPKGIWCHITGTDLIRGADGTMMVLEDNLRCPSGVSYMLENRELNKQTFPEVLAQTGVRPVSDYPTRLLQMLQYIADRPNPTVVVLTPGIYNSAYFEHSYLAQQMGVELVEARDLVVSGGYVKMRTTKGFQIVDVIYRRIDDTFLDPQAFNPDSMIGVPGIFEVYKKGRVALANAPGTGVADDKVIYAYVPRIIQYYMGEEPIIPNVRTYICREEEDCQYVMDNIEQLVVKEANEAGGYGMLIGPKASPEEHDSFRQKIRENPRNYIAQPTISLSRVPCIVGDHAEGRHVDLRPYILYGDGVNVIPGGLTRVALRKGSLVVNSSQGGGGKDTWVLY, from the coding sequence ATGAAAAAACAAAAGGCCCACCAATCACAATCGCAGACACTCAATGGAATGACTCAATCACAGGGTCAGGACAATGGCAATTTTTCGTTCAGCGATTATAATACGGAAGATTTTTTTGATGAGATGTTCGCCAGCCAAATGCAGGTAAGAGACGGATACGTTCCGTTTCAGCAACGCGTTGAACAACTCACCCGCGAGGATCTTATTGGGCGACAGCATGCAGCCGAACGGGCGCTGATGAGCATGGGCATCACCTTCAATGTCTACTCGGAAGGCGAAGGAACCGAACGCATCATGCCCATCGATATCATTCCCCGCATCATCGAATCGGCCGAATGGGATCGACTCGAAGCAGGCCTGATTCAGCGCATTAAGGCCATCAATATGTTTCTGGACGATGTGTATAACGAGCAGCGTATCTTGAATGACGGCGTTGTACCGCGCGACCTGATCGAGTCCAGCAAATCCTTTTTGCCTGCCTGTCTGGGTGTCAGGCCGCCAAAAGGCATCTGGTGCCACATTACCGGCACCGACCTTATCCGGGGTGCCGATGGCACCATGATGGTTCTGGAAGACAACCTGCGCTGTCCGTCGGGCGTTTCGTACATGCTGGAAAACCGGGAACTCAACAAGCAGACATTCCCGGAAGTGCTGGCCCAGACCGGAGTTAGACCGGTGTCCGATTATCCTACCCGGTTGCTCCAGATGCTTCAATACATCGCCGACCGACCCAATCCAACGGTGGTTGTACTAACGCCAGGTATTTACAACTCAGCTTATTTCGAACATTCGTATCTGGCCCAGCAAATGGGCGTCGAGCTGGTAGAAGCCCGCGACCTGGTCGTATCCGGTGGGTATGTGAAGATGCGCACTACCAAAGGATTCCAAATCGTCGATGTCATTTACCGCCGGATCGATGACACCTTCCTGGACCCACAGGCGTTTAATCCGGATTCAATGATTGGCGTACCCGGCATTTTTGAAGTCTATAAAAAAGGACGGGTGGCCTTGGCCAATGCGCCTGGTACCGGTGTCGCCGACGACAAAGTAATTTATGCCTACGTTCCCCGTATTATTCAGTACTACATGGGCGAAGAACCCATCATTCCAAACGTGCGAACATACATCTGCCGGGAAGAAGAGGATTGCCAATACGTCATGGATAACATCGAACAATTGGTCGTTAAAGAAGCCAACGAAGCTGGAGGATATGGTATGCTTATCGGGCCAAAAGCCTCACCGGAAGAGCACGATTCGTTCCGTCAGAAAATCAGGGAAAATCCTCGCAACTACATTGCTCAGCCTACTATTTCGCTTTCGAGAGTTCCCTGCATTGTGGGCGACCATGCCGAAGGTAGACACGTAGACCTGCGCCCATATATTCTCTACGGGGATGGGGTAAATGTTATTCCGGGCGGCCTCACCCGAGTAGCCCTTCGTAAAGGTTCGCTCGTTGTTAATTCCTCGCAGGGCGGAGGAGGCAAAGATACCTGGGTGTTGTATTGA